One Thermomicrobiales bacterium DNA segment encodes these proteins:
- a CDS encoding FAD-binding oxidoreductase codes for MTVTLHRAETLESRLQGTLLDPSSAGYDEARQLYNAMHDCRPALIVQAANASDVIAAVNYARENDLELAIRAAGHNVAGLGSVDGGLVIDMRRIDSVEVDATAQTVRVGGGAHWGQVDAATHAIGMATPSGVISTTGVAGLTLGGGFGYLSRKHGLTIDNLLSADIVTASGELVTASERENPDLFWAIRGGGGNFGVVTSFEFRLHPVDTVYGGPIFYPASVSADILAFYRDFVKTAPRELGLFFGYHEAPPAPFVPEALHGAKACMIQVCWTGDLADAEAVLKPIRKAGPVALDLAGPMPYPAINSMFDALLPYGLQHYWKADYVSELSGSAIGVHAIYGPYIPNYFSLMHLYPLNGAIQDVPSSAMAYAQRDAQFVHIIAGIDNVPANMPANIEWVRNYWSDLHPYSTGAAYVNFLMDEGQDRVRATYRDNYPRLVEEKRIWDPQNLFHVNQNIRP; via the coding sequence TTGACTGTCACACTACATCGCGCCGAAACATTGGAAAGCCGTCTACAGGGAACCCTTCTCGACCCGTCGAGCGCCGGGTACGACGAGGCGCGCCAGCTCTACAACGCCATGCACGATTGCCGCCCTGCCCTCATCGTGCAGGCAGCGAACGCTTCCGATGTCATCGCGGCAGTGAACTATGCGCGCGAAAACGATCTGGAGCTGGCGATCCGGGCGGCTGGTCACAATGTGGCTGGTCTGGGGAGTGTCGATGGCGGTCTTGTGATCGACATGCGGCGTATCGACAGCGTCGAGGTCGACGCCACCGCGCAAACCGTGCGGGTTGGCGGAGGCGCCCACTGGGGCCAGGTCGATGCGGCAACGCATGCGATCGGCATGGCGACCCCGAGCGGGGTCATCTCCACCACCGGTGTGGCCGGGCTCACCCTGGGCGGCGGGTTTGGCTATCTCTCCCGCAAGCATGGGCTGACGATCGACAACCTGCTCTCTGCCGACATCGTCACCGCCAGTGGCGAGTTGGTCACCGCGAGCGAGCGAGAAAACCCCGATCTCTTCTGGGCAATCCGGGGCGGTGGCGGCAACTTCGGGGTCGTGACATCGTTCGAATTCCGGCTCCATCCCGTCGACACTGTCTATGGCGGGCCGATCTTCTATCCGGCCTCGGTGAGTGCCGACATTCTGGCGTTCTATCGTGATTTCGTGAAAACCGCCCCGCGGGAGCTCGGGCTCTTCTTCGGCTACCACGAAGCGCCGCCGGCGCCGTTCGTGCCGGAAGCGCTGCATGGCGCGAAGGCGTGCATGATCCAGGTCTGCTGGACCGGAGACCTCGCCGATGCAGAAGCCGTTCTCAAGCCAATCCGGAAGGCTGGCCCGGTGGCGCTCGATCTGGCGGGGCCGATGCCCTATCCCGCGATCAACAGCATGTTCGATGCGCTGCTGCCCTATGGGTTGCAGCACTACTGGAAAGCCGACTACGTCTCCGAATTGAGCGGTTCGGCAATCGGCGTGCATGCCATCTACGGGCCGTACATCCCGAACTACTTCTCGCTCATGCATCTCTATCCATTGAATGGCGCCATCCAGGACGTGCCGTCGTCGGCCATGGCGTATGCCCAACGAGACGCGCAGTTCGTCCACATCATCGCCGGGATCGATAACGTTCCCGCCAACATGCCCGCGAACATCGAATGGGTTCGCAACTACTGGTCCGACCTGCATCCCTATTCGACCGGCGCGGCCTACGTCAACTTCCTGATGGATGAAGGACAGGACCGGGTCCGGGCGACCTATCGGGACAACTATCCGCGGCTGGTGGAAGAAAAGCGGATCTGGGATCCGCAGAACCTCTTCCACGTCAACCAGAACATCCGCCCGTGA